A genomic segment from Polyangium mundeleinium encodes:
- the lepB gene encoding signal peptidase I, with amino-acid sequence MSFAAEAWAFVMCAGWIGLDRDATEHHAMASFEPSLTLSEEATPPVASRRKRLLAALFKRTLKFVALVFVLTAARASLADQYHVPTGSMWPTIEPGDRIFVAKAAYGLRVPFTDAWLFHHRSPRPGEVVVFADPRGGAIPLVKRVVATEGQTVAVKRGILYIDGRPQRIERLPDGRFLEHLGGLAHESGGRDFEDFGPAVVPRDHLFVMGDNRPASLDSRVMGTVPSTLVRGQVLGVMFRGEGLDFERVFRAIR; translated from the coding sequence GTGAGCTTCGCTGCGGAGGCGTGGGCGTTCGTCATGTGCGCAGGCTGGATCGGCCTCGACCGTGATGCTACCGAGCATCACGCGATGGCTTCGTTCGAGCCTTCCCTCACGCTCTCCGAAGAGGCAACGCCGCCCGTCGCGTCGCGACGCAAGCGCCTCCTCGCGGCCCTCTTCAAGCGGACCCTCAAGTTCGTCGCGCTCGTCTTCGTGCTGACGGCGGCGCGCGCCTCGCTCGCCGACCAGTACCACGTGCCCACGGGCTCGATGTGGCCGACGATCGAGCCCGGCGATCGCATCTTCGTGGCGAAAGCCGCCTACGGCCTGCGCGTGCCCTTCACCGACGCGTGGCTCTTCCATCACAGGAGCCCGCGTCCCGGCGAGGTCGTGGTCTTCGCGGATCCGCGCGGCGGCGCGATCCCGCTGGTCAAGCGTGTGGTCGCGACGGAGGGACAAACCGTCGCGGTGAAGCGGGGGATCCTCTACATCGACGGTCGTCCGCAGCGCATCGAGAGGCTACCGGACGGGCGGTTCTTGGAGCACCTCGGCGGCCTCGCGCACGAGTCGGGAGGTCGCGACTTCGAGGACTTCGGCCCCGCGGTGGTGCCGCGGGATCACCTTTTCGTGATGGGGGACAACCGGCCCGCGTCGCTCGATAGCCGCGTGATGGGTACGGTGCCGAGCACGCTCGTGCGAGGGCAGGTGCTCGGGGTGATGTTCCGGGGAGAAGGGCTCGATTTCGAGCGGGTGTTCCGCGCGATTCGGTGA
- a CDS encoding Uma2 family endonuclease, which translates to MNVPARKAPPAVPLATLEDLYAIPEEKRRHELIEGVIYEKGAATGEHGHGQFKLSTWMAPFDRRPGGRFPGGWWFGTEIDVCFDGKNTFVPDVAGWRRERLPEGLRGAPIRIRPDWVCEILSTNRRNDLVKKKRVYHRHEVPHYWIVDPVEESLSVYRWDPAGYTEILIAERGERVRAEPFDAIPLQVGILFGDDEEDEEPATGAP; encoded by the coding sequence ATGAACGTGCCGGCTCGCAAGGCTCCTCCTGCTGTGCCTCTCGCGACCCTGGAGGACCTGTACGCCATCCCCGAGGAGAAGCGGCGGCACGAGCTCATCGAGGGCGTGATTTACGAGAAGGGGGCAGCGACGGGGGAGCACGGTCACGGGCAGTTCAAGTTGTCCACTTGGATGGCTCCGTTCGATCGTCGCCCTGGTGGCCGCTTCCCTGGCGGCTGGTGGTTCGGCACCGAGATCGACGTCTGTTTCGACGGGAAGAACACCTTCGTCCCCGACGTCGCTGGCTGGCGGCGCGAGCGCCTCCCCGAGGGGCTTCGTGGCGCTCCGATCCGCATTCGCCCCGACTGGGTTTGCGAGATCCTCTCGACGAACCGCCGCAACGATCTCGTCAAGAAGAAGCGCGTTTACCACCGGCACGAAGTTCCTCACTACTGGATCGTCGATCCTGTCGAAGAGAGCTTGTCCGTGTATCGCTGGGATCCGGCTGGTTACACCGAGATTCTGATCGCGGAACGCGGCGAGCGGGTTCGCGCCGAGCCGTTCGACGCGATCCCGCTCCAGGTAGGCATTCTGTTCGGTGACGACGAAGAGGACGAAGAGCCCGCGACCGGCGCGCCCTGA
- the ftsH gene encoding ATP-dependent zinc metalloprotease FtsH, producing MRSFWVYILLVVGAVLLLGSLEGSEERIPYARFRDMAEQGVLTEVQIKGDTYIGRTAPNAPVGTSQTFRTGRIEGAETALLATLDAKDVPYTRVSDGGPSLSMMLLWALPLVGVLLLVGSMSRKAPTPNITNPALNFGKHKARLYVDKGAPITFRDVAGSHEAKAELAEIVEFLKAPERYRRLGGRIPKGCLLVGPPGTGKTLLARAVAGEANVPFFSICGSEFVEMFVGVGAARVRDLFTQAREKPAAILFVDELDAVGKARGAAGPIGGNDEREQTLNQLLTEMDGFDGATGLVVIAATNRPEILDPALTRAGRFDRRVYVDRPDLRERREILEVHARRVLLGPDVNLDDMAAQTTGLVGADLANLLNESALLAARRHATAVSKLDLDEAIERVIAGLERKSRRLGAHERVVVAYHEAGHAITAELLPTQDPVRKVSIVPRGIGALGYTLQKPREDRYLMSRQEILDRLVVLLGGRVAEQRTFGDASTGAQDDLVNATDIARRMVRELGMGGSALGLASFDPRRSVTFERGGYDYSEETARVVDAEVGRLLADAEARTKALINEHFEALERIARRLLEVETLSGEEVRALLHAPSAEKPKGAEAENVDVAIEDVPTSEARPRAACR from the coding sequence ATGCGATCGTTCTGGGTTTACATCCTGCTCGTCGTCGGTGCGGTGCTCCTGCTCGGCTCGCTCGAGGGGAGCGAAGAGCGAATTCCTTACGCTCGGTTCCGGGACATGGCCGAGCAAGGCGTGCTCACCGAGGTGCAGATCAAAGGGGATACGTACATCGGGCGCACGGCGCCGAACGCGCCCGTCGGCACGTCGCAGACGTTCCGGACCGGGCGCATCGAAGGAGCCGAGACGGCTCTGCTCGCGACGCTCGACGCGAAGGACGTCCCGTACACCCGGGTCTCCGACGGCGGGCCGTCGCTGTCGATGATGCTGCTCTGGGCGCTCCCGCTCGTGGGTGTGCTCCTGCTCGTGGGCTCGATGTCGCGCAAGGCGCCGACGCCGAACATCACGAACCCCGCGCTGAACTTCGGCAAACACAAGGCGCGGCTCTACGTGGACAAGGGGGCGCCGATCACGTTCCGCGACGTGGCCGGCAGCCACGAGGCAAAAGCGGAGCTCGCCGAGATCGTCGAGTTCCTGAAGGCGCCGGAGCGATACCGCAGGCTCGGCGGGCGGATCCCGAAGGGGTGCTTGCTCGTGGGGCCGCCCGGAACGGGCAAGACGCTGCTCGCGCGGGCCGTGGCCGGCGAGGCGAACGTGCCGTTCTTCAGCATCTGCGGCTCGGAGTTCGTGGAGATGTTCGTCGGCGTGGGCGCGGCGCGCGTGCGCGATCTGTTCACCCAGGCGCGCGAGAAGCCTGCCGCAATCCTGTTCGTCGACGAGCTCGACGCCGTCGGGAAGGCGCGCGGCGCGGCCGGGCCGATCGGCGGCAATGACGAGCGCGAGCAGACGCTGAACCAGCTCCTCACGGAGATGGACGGCTTCGACGGCGCGACGGGGCTCGTGGTGATCGCCGCGACGAACCGCCCCGAGATCCTCGACCCAGCGCTCACGCGCGCGGGGCGCTTCGATCGGCGCGTGTACGTCGATCGGCCGGACCTGCGGGAGCGGCGCGAGATCCTGGAGGTGCACGCGCGAAGGGTGCTGCTCGGGCCGGACGTGAACCTCGACGACATGGCCGCGCAGACGACGGGGCTCGTGGGCGCGGATCTCGCGAACCTGCTGAACGAGTCGGCGCTGCTCGCGGCGCGCAGGCACGCGACCGCGGTGAGCAAGCTGGATCTCGACGAGGCGATCGAGCGCGTGATCGCGGGGCTGGAGCGCAAGAGCCGAAGGCTCGGGGCGCACGAGCGGGTGGTCGTGGCGTACCACGAGGCGGGGCACGCGATCACGGCGGAGCTCTTGCCGACGCAGGATCCGGTGCGGAAGGTGTCGATCGTGCCGCGTGGGATCGGCGCGCTCGGCTACACGCTGCAGAAGCCGCGCGAGGATCGGTACTTGATGAGCCGGCAGGAGATCCTCGATCGGCTCGTGGTGCTGCTCGGCGGGCGCGTGGCGGAGCAGCGGACGTTCGGCGACGCGTCGACGGGCGCGCAGGACGATCTCGTGAACGCGACGGACATCGCGCGGCGCATGGTGCGCGAGCTCGGGATGGGCGGCTCGGCGCTGGGGCTCGCGTCGTTCGATCCGCGGCGAAGCGTGACGTTCGAGCGAGGCGGCTACGACTACAGCGAGGAGACGGCGCGCGTCGTGGACGCAGAGGTGGGGCGGCTGCTCGCGGACGCGGAGGCGCGGACGAAGGCGCTCATCAACGAGCACTTCGAGGCGCTCGAGCGGATCGCGCGACGGCTCTTGGAGGTGGAGACGTTGTCGGGCGAGGAGGTTCGCGCGCTGCTCCACGCGCCGTCGGCGGAGAAGCCGAAGGGCGCGGAAGCGGAGAACGTCGACGTGGCGATCGAGGACGTGCCGACGAGCGAGGCGAGGCCGCGGGCGGCTTGTCGGTAG